The Edaphobacter sp. 12200R-103 genome contains a region encoding:
- the rpmH gene encoding 50S ribosomal protein L34, with protein sequence MPKRTFQPNRRRRSKTHGFLSRMKTKAGAAVLSRRRAKGRHKIAVSAGYRD encoded by the coding sequence ATGCCGAAGCGTACCTTTCAACCCAACCGTCGTCGCCGCTCCAAGACCCATGGCTTTCTGAGCCGCATGAAGACCAAGGCCGGAGCCGCGGTTCTCAGCCGTCGCCGCGCCAAGGGCCGTCACAAGATCGCCGTCAGCGCCGGTTACCGCGACTAG